CTCTGCAGCAGGAATGCGATGCTGCCTCAGCGGtcacgaagagagaagacgagacacgagcaaaaaaagacgaaacatGCATGGATACGCGCGTCAAACgatcgacagagaaaaaccgcGCAGGAATGGAAAACACAACACCCCGCAAATAACAGAGAAGCCGAACTCTTCCACCAACTCCAACACAGCcatttatacatataagtatatgtatattaatatatatattaatatatatatatatatgtttaatatatatatatttatatacatttatatatacatatatgtattaatatatatatatattaatataaatataaatatttaAATCCTGGAGAGGCGTGCGCCCTGAGTCGCTGATTTCCGTCAGGGAGAAACGTCTGTTTGTCAAGggggaagacgcgagacagCCTCGGACGCCGGTCGGGggtcgactgcatgcagctggcAAGAAATCAAAGGAAACCTTAGAGACCGTGGCCTCGGTGGGATGCCATGTGCGTCAGAGGTTGTTCCTTCTGAGCGTCGAACTCGGGGCTGGCTCTCAAGCATTCGAAGATCTCGTTGTgagtcttctccttcagagTCTCCACAGTCATGCCCTGTTGAAAAACGAAATCAGACGAAACTTCGATCCCAACAATACTCTTGCACCTCACGCGACACCACGAAACGAAACCTCTCCTCGACAGACCTGTCTACTTTTGTCTTCGGCTCCACTTCGGTCTACATCGACTTCCAAGCATCTACCTAGGTCCGTCTGTGtagctgcctctctctgaacGTATCACATGCGTACCTGGAGCTACATCAAAACCTATCCTCACTAACATGCATCTCTATctactcatatatatatatatatatatatgcatacatatatagatagatagatatatataaatatatgtatatggatgCGTTTGATTTCGGCTATGGATGCAGAGCGGAAAAgatctttttttctgttctttcgATGGAACTTGAGGCGGCTGAGGTCCGTTCGGGGAACGGCTAGTGAGCGTCGAGACCGAGTGTCTGGAGAAGCTTTCATTTGCCTCTGTAGTTTTTCGTCCGTGAAGGCAGAGGGTGAGAGGGTGCCTTTCTCGAAGGCCGCCGCCTCGACGCCGCTTACTTGAGCGTGGATGGGTTCCCCGTACTTCACATACGCCGTCCCCGCATCGACCAGCTTGCTGGTCACTGGCCACAGTTTGTGAGTGCCATGAATGCCtgaggaagcaagaaaagGAGCGAGAACGCGCAACTCTCGACCTTGTGTACGTTGTACGTTTCACCCTCTCGCGCCAGAGTTGAGGAGGCCTGTCGGGGCGCGCCTCGACGGCCAGATGGcggaacgaaagagagaagagagcgagcgaCATGCAGGCGACTTTGTGTCGCTGGACAGGCTGAGAAACAgcgctgctccttcttcagcgagGTGAGTGCAGAGAGCGCGTCGCTGCAcacagaagagggagagaaggacaaagaGTCTTCTTGAGAAGCACAACCTGCGAGGCCGTACCGACGGGGAAGATTTCGACGTCCGGCTGCTCAACCGCAAGGCGGAAAAATCCATCTTTGAAGGGCTGCAGGCGACCGGTGACGCTCCGTGTGCCTTCCGGGAAAACCACCAACGCGCTCCCGGAGTCCAACACCTCGGCGGCTTTCTGAAGAAATGAGGAGAGccggaaaaaggagacgaataaagaaaaacagctgaaagacgaggaaggcagcaaCGAAAAAGACAGCGAGGGTGAAGAGatagaagacacagagaaagaagaaaaaagaggagagaaaggagaggaagagacagagaaagaagaaaaaaggggagagaaaggagaggaagagacagagaaagaagaaaaaagaggagagaaaggagaggaagagacagagaaagaagacaaaagagGACTCATGGTACGGCCGCAAGAAgaacgacacagagaaaggcagagagcaaGTCCACACACAGGAAAGAACTGAGGAAGACAAGACAATGCCCATTaggaagaagactgaggggaaaagaaaaacaggcaCCGCCGCTGGTAAAGTAAGTCGTGGACAGCATCGGGCAGAGGACGACTCggggacggagacacaggagaggggaactgctgtctctcagagaaggaaccgaagagacacaacagaagacgacgcaaaGGTCCAGAACCCAATGACTCATGCAGAGAGAGTGCAACGTCAAGAGAGCACTTCTGAAAAAAGTAAAAACGCGGGAGGAACGCAAAGCAGAGCGAAGTCCACCTTAACCTCCAgtccccccccctccccccatCCTCTTCGTTtactctgtctctccttttgtctcgtctttccccaccctcttctccttccccctGAGGTGTCATTCCAGGCAGGACGAAAAGCGACCAGAGAAAGCAAAGCAAGAGCCGGGCGAATGCGCAGCCGCTGAACAAAACCTTGGCCGAGATACTGCCGCATGTTCACTTTttacctgcatgcagtccttGACGGCGCCGGGAGCAGTTCCCCACCCGCCTCGTTCCTTGGTGAATCTGACGCTGACGTATTCAGCGAGCCAGAGACACCAGCCTGCGATTGGAACTCGGCAGAGAGACTGCTTGATGACAAAGACTGTTGGCCATGGAAAGATGACAGAAGTCACCAC
This window of the Toxoplasma gondii ME49 chromosome VI, whole genome shotgun sequence genome carries:
- a CDS encoding acyltransferase domain-containing protein (encoded by transcript TGME49_240860~Signal peptide predicted by SignalP 2.0 HMM (probability 0.528) with cleavage site probability 0.157 at residue 30~Predicted trans-membrane domain (TMHMM2.0):12-35), producing the protein MASTPLRVLMTIYFYLVVSVFFLLAFLTELAELVVLLPLMLTIKGLRRRVLSFTFQAYMEMAMFCLPFWRVKFLNRPPRNYHPRRTIIMCNHASGCDPWVVTSVIFPWPTVFVIKQSLCRVPIAGWCLWLAEYVSVRFTKERGGWGTAPGAVKDCMQKAAEVLDSGSALVVFPEGTRSVTGRLQPFKDGFFRLAVEQPDVEIFPVGIHGTHKLWPVTSKLVDAGTAYVKYGEPIHAQGMTVETLKEKTHNEIFECLRASPEFDAQKEQPLTHMASHRGHGL